The Polaromonas hydrogenivorans genome includes a region encoding these proteins:
- a CDS encoding toll/interleukin-1 receptor domain-containing protein: protein MALAQSELQQASQRQPLWKYRPHTGRQRTAFLCHSHKDSVLAEGLQVLLAEQGVELYIDWKDATMPERPNRETAERIQLRIKTCDWVLFLATGNSMSSRWCPWELGYADGMKQLDRIAIVPTLDAVTTHGNEYLHLYRRVDLSAAGELLWVPPNSNQGQYVRSIPFL from the coding sequence ATGGCGCTAGCCCAATCCGAACTCCAACAGGCCTCACAGCGACAGCCGCTATGGAAGTATCGGCCGCATACCGGCCGACAACGCACCGCGTTTCTTTGCCATAGCCATAAGGACAGCGTCCTGGCCGAGGGCCTTCAGGTCTTGCTTGCCGAGCAAGGTGTTGAGTTGTACATCGACTGGAAGGACGCGACGATGCCCGAGCGTCCCAACCGGGAGACTGCCGAGCGCATCCAGCTTCGAATCAAGACTTGTGACTGGGTTCTTTTCTTGGCCACGGGCAACTCGATGAGTTCTCGCTGGTGCCCTTGGGAACTGGGCTACGCCGACGGGATGAAACAGTTGGACCGGATCGCAATTGTGCCGACCCTAGATGCTGTGACCACCCATGGCAACGAGTATCTCCACCTGTACCGGCGTGTTGATCTCAGCGCCGCCGGAGAATTGCTATGGGTGCCGCCCAATAGCAATCAAGGCCAATACGTCCGGTCGATTCCTTTTTTGTAG